The Mycolicibacterium parafortuitum nucleotide sequence TTGCACACCTATAACTTCAAGTTGGTTGAAAGAATAGGTCAGTGTGACGCAGATCGCAAGGCTCTGCGGGCGGCGCGTCGGCCTGCCGTTTTGGCAGGTGACCGGCACTCACCGGACGTCGATCGCCAGGCGTTCGCGGCATGCACACGCGGGTGACGTCCCACGCCGATCGTCCGCGTTCGACTTCATCCGAACTGAAATGGTTACACATTTTTTACGTCGAGTGGGGCCTGCGGCACCACCGGGACGATCGAGGTACGCCGCCGGACTCCGGCAACCCTGCCGGTCAGCGGTCCGTACACCTCGATACCGGTGAAATCGACGGGGAACAGCCCTCACAGAAAGTCTCTGGTCGCGGCTCACCGCGTTCCTCGCAGCTGCGGCACAGGCCCGGGCCTACGGTTGCCGAGCGTCACGGCCTGCCATGCCGGACCGACTGGCGGATTGAGCCGGACTGAAGGTGGTGCGGCCCGCGCCACCGGCTCCGGTGTCCGACCGCCGACACCGGTCGAGCGCGCGCCGCAATGGCGACGAACGGCGCGCGCCGGCGTATCCGATGGTCCCGGGGTCCCGGGCATCGGCGGGTAGCGGGACTGCACTGCCACTGAAGGACCCGGGAGTGGGCAGGATGGGCACCGACATCAGTGCTGTTGAATCTTCTGGCGCGATCGCCGTATGTGAAGTGTCCGCGAAAACCACCGCCAGGCCATCGCGCCGACACAGCGACAGCACAAGCGATTGTCAGTTACAGTGAAACTCTCTTAGATAAGTTCAGCCTCGGTAAACAGCACGGGAGACATATGAGCGTGCCTGACGAGAGCCCGTTCCTCGATATCCAGGCCGCCTCGGAAATGACGAACCGCCGCCTGGGTGCCGAAATCCGGCGTATCCGGATGGAATCGGGTCTCACGCTGGTGGACATCGCAGCGGCGACGGGTTTGAGCGCATCGATGCTGTCGATGCTCGAACGGGGCAAGACCGGTGTGTCCGTCGGTTCGCTCGTCGCGGTGGCCTCGGCACTCGACGTGGCGATCGGGGACCTCTTCCATCCGGCCAGAGGTCCGGAGCTGTCGCTGGTACGCCATGCCGATCAACAGGAGCTCACCCTCGGACCCGGGGTCACGCGGCGGGTGATCCAGCGCAGCAGGAAGCACGGCCTCGAGGTGGCATCGTTGAAGCTCGCCGTCGGTGCGCACACCGGTACCGAACTCGTCCGGCACGAAGGCCAGGAGATCGTGGTGGTCCAGGCTGGACGCCTGACCGTGCAGAGCGGTACCGCGTCCCACGACCTGGACGCCGGCGATTCGATCCGGCTCGACGCCGACTGCCCGCACCGGTTCGCCAACGACGGCGCCGAACCCGCGGAAGCGCTGTTGATCGCGCAGGTGTCGGTGCCGAACAGTCACGGCCATTGACCGGCCGATCCGTTTCATTCAGTGGAGAGGTATGAGATGACTCAGACAGTGCGTGGTGTGATTTCGCGGGCCAAGGGCCAGCCGGTCGAGGTGGTCGACATCGTCATCCCCGATCCCGGACCCGGCGAAGTGGTCGTGGCCGTCCAGGCCTGCGGGGTCTGCCACACCGACCTGACCTACCGCGACGGCGGCATCAACGACGAGTTCCCGTTCCTGCTCGGCCACGAAGCCGCCGGCATCGTCGAAACCGTGGGCGAGGGCGTCACCAACGTCGCACCCGGCGACTTCGTCATCCTCAACTGGCGCGCCGTCTGCGGACAATGCCGCGCCTGCAAACGCGGCCGCCCCCAGCTGTGCTTCGACACCCACAACGCCACCCAGAAGATGACCCTGACCGACGGCACCGAACTGACCCCCGCCCTGGGCATCGGCGCCTTCGCCGACAAAACCCTCGTCCACCAAGGCCAATGCACCAAAGTCGATCCCGCCGCCGACCCCGCCGCCGCCGGCCTACTCGGCTGCGGCGTGATGGCCGGCCTCGGCGCAGCCATCAACACCGGCGCACTCACCCGCGACGACACCGTCGCGATCATCGGCTGCGGCGGCGTCGGTGACGCCGCCATCGCCGGCGCCGCACTGGTCGGGGCCAAAAAGATCATCGCCGTCGACACCGACAACCGGAAACTCGACTGGGCCCGCCACTTCGGCGCCACCCACACCATCAACGCCCGCGACCTCGACCCGGTTGCCACGATCCAGGATCTCACCGACGGGTTCGGCGCCGACGTCGTCATCGACGCCGTCGGACGCCCCGAAACCTGGAAACAAGCCTTCTACGCCCGCGACCTCGCCGGCACCGTCGTCCTGGTCGGCGTACCCACCCCCGACATGACCCTCGACATGCCCCTGATCGACTTCTTCTCCCGCGGCGGAGCACTCAAATCCTCCTGGTACGGCGACTGCCTCCCCGAACGCGACTTCCCCACCCTCATCGACCTCTACCTCCAAGGCCGCTTCCCCCTCGACAAATTCGTCTCCGAACGCATCGGACTCGACCACATCGAAGACGCCTTCCACAAAATGCACGCCGGCGACGACGACGCAGTGCTGCGCTCGGTTGTCGTATGGTGAAGCGCGCGTTCGGATGACCTCGCGGCTGGCCCGCCGTCACACCGCGCTGACCGCGACTCCCCTGCTGCTGATGGGCGTCGCACTGGCGGCGTTCAATCTGCGCCCGGCGGTCACCAGCATCGCGTCCGTGCTGGGCGAGGTCCAGGGCGACCTCGGCGCGTCGGTGGTCTGGGCGAGCGTGCTGACCGCTGTTCCCGCAGTGTGTTTCGGCCTCGCCGCGATCGCGGCACCGTGGTTGAACCGCCGGTTCGGACTCGCCAGGGCCATCGGTCTGGCCCTGGCGGTCCTGACCGCAGGGCTCGCGCTGCGCGTCGTCGGCGGGCCGTGGCTGGTGCTCGGCGGCACGTTCATCGCGACGTCGGGCATCGCGATCGGCAATGTGCTGATTCCGGTGGTCGTCAAGCAGTCCTTCCCCGATGCCGTCGGACGGGTGACCGGCATGTACACCGCGGCGCTGGCAGCCGGAGGCGGGATCGCCGCCGCCGCGACACCGGCCCTCGATTCGCTGCTCGGCGGCTGGCGGCCCGCGGTCGGGTCCTGGGCGATGTTGTCTGCGGCAGCGCTGATCCTGTGGAGCATCGGGGTCCGCCACGGTGAGGTGCCCGACCACACGGTTCCCACCGACGGTCCCCGCCGTTCGCTGCTCCGAAACCCGGTGGCCTGGGCGGTCGCCGGCTTCTTCGGTATGCAGTCGTGCTCGGCCTACATCCTGATGGGATGGCTGGTGGAATTCTTCGTGTCTCACGGAATTCCGCGGCCCGAGGCCGGACTCATGCTGGCGCTGATGAACCTGATGGGCATTCCGCTGAACCTCGTCGTCCCGATGTTCGCGCTGCGCAGGCCCTCCCAGTCCGGGTGGATCCTGGCCGTCACGTCGGCGACGATGATCGCGACCGTCGGGCTGTGGGTCGCACCGACCGCGGCGCCGTGGCTGTGGACGGTGTTGTTCGGCGTCGGGACCGCCACCTTGCCGATCGCGCTTGGCGTGGTCGCGCTCCGTGCCCGGGCCACCGCCGAGACCGCCGCGCTGTCGGCGATGTCGCAGGGTTTCGGCTACCTCATCGCGGCGACGGGTCCCCTGGCCTTCGGTGTGCTGCACGCGGTCTCGGCCGGCTGGAGGCTCCCGATCCTGCTGCTCGGCGCGGTCACGCTGATCCAGGGTGCTCTGGGGTGGGTGGCGGGCCGGCCACGGTCGGTGTGAGATCCCTTGGCGCACAGCACGAAGCGTTGCGGGGTTACTTCGCCGACTTGTCCGACTTCGCCGCCTTGTCCGACTTCACCGCCTTGTCCGACTTCGCCGCCTTGTCCGACGCGGTGTCGGTGCGGGACGTTCGGGCGCCGTCACGGTCCCTGGTCGGCTTCTTCGACGTCTGCGTCGCGGTGGTCTCGTCATCGGCACCGCTGAGCTTGTCGGCCGCGGCGTCGAGGGCCGCACCGACCGTGCTCGAACTGGGCATCGCCGCGCCCGGGGTGGCCTCGTCGACGGTGCGCTCCGTGGCCGCGATCTGCTCCCCGAGGCTGCGCTGTCCGTCCATCTCGGGGCCCGCCCCCGCGTCGATCTCAGCCTGCTGTTGCGCGGCGGCGGTCAGACCCAGGTTCACCCCGCCCGCGTCCTGGTCGCCCGCGTCGCGGGTGACGATGTCACGGATGCGCTGCGGCACATCAGGCCCGCCGAGGCGGGCCGCGACGTTGGCGGGATCGTTGCGACTGTAGGCGCGGTCAACCTGCGCGCGCAGCTCGGCTTCGCGCGGCGCCAGCCGCGGATTGGCCTGCACCAGGGGCAGAGTTTCGGCCGGGACCAGGTAACGAACCGTGGTGCCGCCCAGTGCATTCTCGGTGACGGTGGTGTTCTGCTTCGGCACGTCGGACAGGTCGGAGAACATCGTCTGAACGTGTCGCAGCACCGAACCCGTGATCGCGTTCGAGATCGCGGTCAGGTTGAAGCGATCCGGGAAGTCGGCCATACCGTCGTATTCGCCGGTCACCTCGACGGTGTCGTACACCGTGGCAGGAGGCCGCCGATAGGTGTAGTCATACTGCGGGTTATAGGTTTCCGTGTCGTCGATGATCTCCTGCCTGCTGGAGTCCGCGACGACGACGAAGTTGATCTCCTCGGCGGCTGGGTCGGCTTCACCGTCGTTCTGCCATCCGCGCAGGGTTTCGGTGACCACCAGTGACCCTGCCGACAACCCCACGACAGTCACCTGTTCCCCGTCGAGCAGGTTGCCGTCGGCGTCTCGCTCCAATTGCGCCAGCGCCTGGTCGATCTGCGCGTTCAGGTTCGCACGCCCGATTTCGATGGACTGGCCCAGCGTCCGGGTCTGACTGGCTTCGGCCGGCCAGTTGACGCTGACCCGCCGGTCGTAGTCCTGCAACGCCCCGCCCAGGAGCTGGGACATCACGACCTCGTGCAGGCTCGGTGTTCCGAGACCTCCGACGACCAGCGCGGTACTGGCCGCCCACCCCGACGCCGCGGTCGATACGGCTAGTGCCACCGACGCCGCGGCAGCGCCGCATGCAATGCCCGTGTCACGTGCTCCGCGTTTAGTGAATCGCATGAAGATTCCCCCATTGATCAGTAGATTTCGTCACATGTGCGCCGCGACCGGCGCGAATAAGGGATGTTCGTGGAACGAATAGACCAAACCAGCAATTCTCATCAACGCGCATGAGGCAAACGGCAGGGCCTTTAAGTCGATTTATCTCGCGGTGCATCGCCATGGCTTTCACCACCACGAGAGGCGGAGACCTGTCCACGCTCCGACATTGCTCTCACACGCGGTAGCTAATAATAATCTCCAATCATCGACACTGTCGTGAACTGGGAGCGGGTAATCGGATGCGGCGGCCGGCGCGGTCACTCGGCGCCCTCGGCCCGCGATGACCAGCACAGGATCCTCGCGATGATCTTGGTGGACGGGCGTTTGGATTTGACGAAGCGGGCAATACCACTGGCGCCAGCGTCACCCACCTACGCGATTGGAACTGACATGATCATCCTCGGAATCATCCTTCTGCTGATCGGCTACTTCACGCACCTGTCGATCCTCTACACGATCGGCGGCATCCTCGTGGTCGTCGGTGTGGTGCTCTGGATCCTGGGCGCGGTCGGACGTCCTGTCGGCGGTCGCAAAGTCTGGTTCTAGCGGCACCCAGCCGCTTCTGACGCACACTGAAAGCCCCTGTCCACAGGGGCTTTCAGTGTGCCAGGGGCCCTCTTCGCGCAGGTTTGCCCACCATTGCGCGCATCGGGCCAGCCGATTAACATCGTTGAAATGAGTTCAACTGTGCTCAACAGCGGTGTGGGCGGCGCCGCGTTCACTCCGGCGCAGCTGGGGCCGCTGCTGCTGCCGAACCGCTTCATCCGCGCGGGCACGGGCGAGTCGATGGCCGACAAGGACGGCCGGATCGGGCCGGGATATGCGGTGTTACACGAGAATTTGGCCCGCGGCGGCGTCGGGCTGGCGTTCACCGGGCACATCTTCTGCCATCCCCGGGGCAGATACGGGGAACTGCAGGCGGGACTGCACGACGACGACGCCATCCCGCAGTTCCGTGCGGTGACCGACGCGGTACACCGTCGCGGCGGGCGCATCGTCGCCCAGATCGCGCACGCCGGAAGCCAGTCCATGATCGCGGGGAACGACCCGCTGGCGCCTTCTGCGGTCGACAACGTGATGACGGGCAGGAAAGTGCGCGCAGCGCGCGTCGACGAGATCGAAGACGTCATCGATGCTTTCGCGCAGGCGGCGCGCCGCGCCGTCGAGGCCGGCTTCGACGGTATCCACCTGCACGGCGCCAACGGGTACCTGATCAGCCAGTTCCGTTCGCCGCTGACGAACCGGCGCGACGACGAATGGGGCGGCAGCCGGCAGCGCCGGGACCGGCTCGCGGTGGAGATCATCCGCGCGATTCGCGCCCAGCTTCCTCCCGGACGGTCGTTCACGATGAAGGTCGGCGTCGCCGACCTGGTCGACGAACCCGGCGGGTTGAACGTCACCGACGCGGTCGAAGGCATCGGGACGTTCGTCGACGCGGGCCTCGACGGGGTCGAGATCTCGTCGAATCTGATGAGCGACTACGTCAGTGCGTCGATCAGACCGTATGTCGCGGTCACCCGTCGCCGTGCGCTCGCCGACATACTCGTGCACCGACTCCACAAGTCACCCGAACCCGAGGCCTATTTCCTCGATTTCGCCGATGCGGTCCGCGCCCGGGTGGACACGAAGATCATCCTCGTCGGCGGTATCCGCCGCCTCGACACGGTAGAGCGCCTGATCGCAGGCGGCCGTGCGGATTTCGTGTCGATGGCCCGCCCGTTCATCCGGGAGCCCGACCTGGTCAACCGACTCGCCGCCGGTGCACAGACCTCACCGGCGTGCGTATCGTGCAACATCTGCCTGATGCACGACGAGCACCATCCGCTGAAGTGCTGGCGCATCCCACGCATGAACCTGCTGCGGCACGCCCGTTACCGGTTCACAGGCGGATTCGGGACCAAAGGGTCCGGCCGTAAGCCCTCGGCCGCCGAACTCTGAGATCCCCGACGCAGTGACACCGCGGCCACGACCCCGGCGCCGCCGAGCGTCACGACCACCAGGGGCCAGAACAGCAACTGCGCGAACGCGATCCGGCGTTGCACCTTCGCGCCGCGACGTGCCAGCGACCGCGAACTGCGGATCACACCCACGGAAGACTCCCCTGTGTCGGACGGACCTGCCTCGGACGGACAGCGGCTTTCGAGCGAACGGTACCCGTGCGCCTGATGGATGAAACCGTCACGCGCGCCTACCCCGGGACCGCCGCAACAGCCGGCCGCTCAACCGCGTCTTGTGCTCCTTGTCCCGGTTCTTCTCGATGACGCTGGTGTCCCGCAGCGGCAGTTGGAGGGTGTCCTCGGCTTTGATGCCGGCCTGCAGCTGCCGCCCGCGTTCGAGTTCGGCGTCGATCTCCGCGCCGAACAACAGCGCCAGGTTGGTCAGCCACAGCCAGAGGAGGAAGACGATGACACCGGCGAGGGCCCCGAACGTCTCGTTGTAGTTGCCGAAATTGGCGACATAGAGCCCGAATCCGAGGGACGCGACCACCCACGTCACGATCGCGATCGCCGCGCCGACGCTGATCCAGCGGAACTTCGGCTGCCGCACATTCGGACTGAAGTAGTAGAGCATCGCGACGCCGAGGATGACGAGGACCAGCAGACCCGGCCAGCGCGCGATGTTCCACACCGTCAGCCCGGTGGCACCGACGCCCAGGTATCCGCCGATCGCCTCGGCCACCGGCCCGCTCAGGGCCAGCGCGAGGGCGACGACCGCGGCGACCAACAACCCGACCAATGTCAGGACCAGCTGCTGCAGACGAAGTTTCCACCCCGGCCTGCCCTCGTCGACCTCGTAGATCCGGTTCATCGCGCGCCCGAACGCACCGACGAACCCGGACGCCGACCACAGCGCGCCGATGATGCCCACCACCAACGTGAACCCGGCCGAGGGGGCGTCGACGAGCTGCTGGATCGGGTCACGCAGGACGTCGACGGCGGCCCCGGGACTGATGTCGTCGACGATCTGCAGGATCGCGTCCGCGGTGCGTTCGCCTTGTCCGATCACCCCGAGCAGCGACATCACCACGACCAGTGCGGGAAACAGCGACAGCACCGCGTAGTAGGTCAGCGCGGCCGCCAGATCGGTGCACTGATCGCGGCTGAACTCATCGGCGGTCTTGCGCAGCACGAACATCATCGACGGCCGCGTGAGGTCGGTCGGTGAATCGGGCTTACCCGGATCGTCGGCCGGCGGCGCATCCTGCTGGGGCGACTCGGGCGGTTCGGATACGGGCGGCGCGCCGCCCTGACCGGTGTCCTCCCAGGGGCCCTCGCCGAGGTCCTCCCCGACGGCCGGTTCCCGCTTGGACCGCGTCAGCGCGCCGGTCGCCAACCCCGCGGCGAAGGCACCGGCGATCGCCGCGGGGCGCGCGACACTCACCTGCTACACGCGTGGCTGGGTGGTGCGGCGGCCGGTGACGGCGACGTATATGGCGATCAGCACCACGGCCACGACGATGCCCACCAGGAACGGAATGATCTCGAAGCCGCCGTTGGAGTTCGAGTAACCCAACTGATAGCACAGCCACGTGCCCAGGAACGAACCCAGCGCTCCGAGAACGATGGTCATGAGTACACCGATGTTCTGCTTGCCGGGCATGACGAGCCTGGCCAGAGCGCCGATGATGAGTCCGACGACGATTGCGCCGATGATGGTTCCGATCATGATCTGCTCCCTCACTTGGTCCCGACCCGGCACGGGTAACCGGGAAGCAGCAAACTAAACGCGGGATGGTCTTCGACCGGTTCGGCGTTGTCACCTGTCATGGCTGTTGACGACCTGTTCCAACCTCTGACCGTGCGCTCGCTGACGGTGCCCAATCGGTTCGCGATGGCGCCGATGAC carries:
- a CDS encoding helix-turn-helix domain-containing protein — protein: MSVPDESPFLDIQAASEMTNRRLGAEIRRIRMESGLTLVDIAAATGLSASMLSMLERGKTGVSVGSLVAVASALDVAIGDLFHPARGPELSLVRHADQQELTLGPGVTRRVIQRSRKHGLEVASLKLAVGAHTGTELVRHEGQEIVVVQAGRLTVQSGTASHDLDAGDSIRLDADCPHRFANDGAEPAEALLIAQVSVPNSHGH
- a CDS encoding S-(hydroxymethyl)mycothiol dehydrogenase; translated protein: MTQTVRGVISRAKGQPVEVVDIVIPDPGPGEVVVAVQACGVCHTDLTYRDGGINDEFPFLLGHEAAGIVETVGEGVTNVAPGDFVILNWRAVCGQCRACKRGRPQLCFDTHNATQKMTLTDGTELTPALGIGAFADKTLVHQGQCTKVDPAADPAAAGLLGCGVMAGLGAAINTGALTRDDTVAIIGCGGVGDAAIAGAALVGAKKIIAVDTDNRKLDWARHFGATHTINARDLDPVATIQDLTDGFGADVVIDAVGRPETWKQAFYARDLAGTVVLVGVPTPDMTLDMPLIDFFSRGGALKSSWYGDCLPERDFPTLIDLYLQGRFPLDKFVSERIGLDHIEDAFHKMHAGDDDAVLRSVVVW
- a CDS encoding MFS transporter, encoding MTSRLARRHTALTATPLLLMGVALAAFNLRPAVTSIASVLGEVQGDLGASVVWASVLTAVPAVCFGLAAIAAPWLNRRFGLARAIGLALAVLTAGLALRVVGGPWLVLGGTFIATSGIAIGNVLIPVVVKQSFPDAVGRVTGMYTAALAAGGGIAAAATPALDSLLGGWRPAVGSWAMLSAAALILWSIGVRHGEVPDHTVPTDGPRRSLLRNPVAWAVAGFFGMQSCSAYILMGWLVEFFVSHGIPRPEAGLMLALMNLMGIPLNLVVPMFALRRPSQSGWILAVTSATMIATVGLWVAPTAAPWLWTVLFGVGTATLPIALGVVALRARATAETAALSAMSQGFGYLIAATGPLAFGVLHAVSAGWRLPILLLGAVTLIQGALGWVAGRPRSV
- a CDS encoding PE-PPE domain-containing protein, which translates into the protein MALAVSTAASGWAASTALVVGGLGTPSLHEVVMSQLLGGALQDYDRRVSVNWPAEASQTRTLGQSIEIGRANLNAQIDQALAQLERDADGNLLDGEQVTVVGLSAGSLVVTETLRGWQNDGEADPAAEEINFVVVADSSRQEIIDDTETYNPQYDYTYRRPPATVYDTVEVTGEYDGMADFPDRFNLTAISNAITGSVLRHVQTMFSDLSDVPKQNTTVTENALGGTTVRYLVPAETLPLVQANPRLAPREAELRAQVDRAYSRNDPANVAARLGGPDVPQRIRDIVTRDAGDQDAGGVNLGLTAAAQQQAEIDAGAGPEMDGQRSLGEQIAATERTVDEATPGAAMPSSSTVGAALDAAADKLSGADDETTATQTSKKPTRDRDGARTSRTDTASDKAAKSDKAVKSDKAAKSDKSAK
- a CDS encoding NADH:flavin oxidoreductase, whose translation is MSSTVLNSGVGGAAFTPAQLGPLLLPNRFIRAGTGESMADKDGRIGPGYAVLHENLARGGVGLAFTGHIFCHPRGRYGELQAGLHDDDAIPQFRAVTDAVHRRGGRIVAQIAHAGSQSMIAGNDPLAPSAVDNVMTGRKVRAARVDEIEDVIDAFAQAARRAVEAGFDGIHLHGANGYLISQFRSPLTNRRDDEWGGSRQRRDRLAVEIIRAIRAQLPPGRSFTMKVGVADLVDEPGGLNVTDAVEGIGTFVDAGLDGVEISSNLMSDYVSASIRPYVAVTRRRALADILVHRLHKSPEPEAYFLDFADAVRARVDTKIILVGGIRRLDTVERLIAGGRADFVSMARPFIREPDLVNRLAAGAQTSPACVSCNICLMHDEHHPLKCWRIPRMNLLRHARYRFTGGFGTKGSGRKPSAAEL
- a CDS encoding YihY/virulence factor BrkB family protein, coding for MSVARPAAIAGAFAAGLATGALTRSKREPAVGEDLGEGPWEDTGQGGAPPVSEPPESPQQDAPPADDPGKPDSPTDLTRPSMMFVLRKTADEFSRDQCTDLAAALTYYAVLSLFPALVVVMSLLGVIGQGERTADAILQIVDDISPGAAVDVLRDPIQQLVDAPSAGFTLVVGIIGALWSASGFVGAFGRAMNRIYEVDEGRPGWKLRLQQLVLTLVGLLVAAVVALALALSGPVAEAIGGYLGVGATGLTVWNIARWPGLLVLVILGVAMLYYFSPNVRQPKFRWISVGAAIAIVTWVVASLGFGLYVANFGNYNETFGALAGVIVFLLWLWLTNLALLFGAEIDAELERGRQLQAGIKAEDTLQLPLRDTSVIEKNRDKEHKTRLSGRLLRRSRGRRA
- a CDS encoding GlsB/YeaQ/YmgE family stress response membrane protein, which encodes MIGTIIGAIVVGLIIGALARLVMPGKQNIGVLMTIVLGALGSFLGTWLCYQLGYSNSNGGFEIIPFLVGIVVAVVLIAIYVAVTGRRTTQPRV